tatatttaatgtaAGTGGCCAGCTCAGGATGTTTCAAAGTGATATCTATTTAACTAAGGGTATTTAGTTTAGTGTCGCCCCCTTAAAATATAtctttaatattaaataatgtagaaataaaatataGTTAACCATGTATACTACTATAACCGCCACTTCTCTTTGAAGTGCatcctcacaaaaaaaaaggatgctgcCCGAGTTTGTTCCGACATTTCAGGTTGTGGCTCAAAAACACCAGAGAAACATCTCACTCTCGCTTATCCGTCTGTGTCTGAATGTACGGGAACGactttaataaaaaacactcagGATGTGTGATcttatatttattcaaatatatgACAGGATACTATGTAGCATACAAAGCCCACGTGTCGTAATCACTGACAGCAGTTTCATCCAATTTTTCCAGCAACCAGATGAGGCTCAACACATCTTACATACTGTTCTGTACTCTGCTATTACACCCCAATGATTCTACTTCACTGCTCTTCCTGCTAACAATCCAACACTAACTACCTCCAGTTCTCAAATCTCTTccagccagctcctcctgtcACAGTATTAAATGTTGCAAAGTGCTTGCATGCATCAGTCTCAAATGCTAAGAGAGAAGACAACTTGGCTCAGCTTTCAGTCAAGTACCTGCAATtgtttctagtttttttttagtgctcGTAGCACTACTGTGATATGTCTAATATCTCAGCGTCACAGAACAATATttgaagaaaatacaaagaacATTGAAACTACACCAAGGGTAGCAGGGGTGAGGCTCGACTAATGGATGGTGGAGGTgaagaaacaaaatcaaaaaaacataaatcaaaataaaggctTCCTGGTTTTATTAGAGCCgctttaaaataaatagaaacaaaaagaggaaagaaaggacaGAGTGAAGAGATACAGCTTACATAGAAGGAagggtgtttattttttacacaatgCAGAAAGATTCTAGGATTCTGTACAAGAGATTGGATGCATTTAACGTCAACGTGAGGGTGATAACatgaggagggaaggaaagcaaagacagagagggaagggCGAATGGAGAGAAGGCTGGAGAGAGTGGACAGATGCCGCTCAGCCGGCGGGAGACGTCTTTGATGATGAGGTGTAAAAAATTTATCTGCGTGAGAGAGAAGAGGCAAAGTGAACCGGTGGGGGATCGGCAGGGGGACCCACGGAAATTTGAGATTTGAGAAATTTGCACCACGACACAACAGAACAGCACGAGTCAGGGCACGACAAACCGCAATGCACACTGGTTATGCATTGCGAGGTGAGAGCAGGCTGACACAACACAAACTAGAGGTCGGAAACAGATCCTCCCTCagattacattttcttaaaacGGGCGGAGCATACAGATTGCGGTGCACCTTGTCAATCTCTCACAGACTAGGCAAACGGTTAGGGACGACATTGATTTAGCAAAACTGGGGGCTCAACCACAGCGATGCTAAGGTGTGACGGATAACGTTCaacaaagggggggggggcatctcATTAACACACGGGGGAGTGGGGCCTCTCTTCTCCGCAGAAGTAGACCATGTTAgtagacaagaaaaaaaacaaagagacgCGACAGGATTCGTCGAGATGCTATTTGGTAACACAGTCTACAACGTCTCAATAGAGAACCTGCATGCGTGTCTTAGGAGTGTCAAAATGTCATGTGGAAACATCATGAACATTTCTTTCTAAAATGAGAGAGAACTACAAGACTGAAGGAATCAGCAGGGATtacttttcacaataaaaagtaaacaattcACATTTGAATcagctgagaaaaacaaaaatcatgcaGAGATTTTGTTCATGCATCCCATTACTTCAGTCCTGTTTACAGTGTTCTCAGACACCAGTCGCACTGACACAAAGGCTTCATTAAAGCAACGttatgtagaaactggcattttgtACAGACTTAATGAGGGTGCTTACTACAAACAAAAGTAGCGATGTCGTAGCAAAGTTCAAaaagttgcataatgttgctttaagtgcCATCATAACCACACTGAGAGGAAACCTCTTAATCTGGGTTTGAATTACACAGACACGTTATACCACAATGTCTGCTTTAAGACGTTAAAACTGTAAGACTATATAAGACCATGGCTGTATGACTATTTCAAATGTAGGAACAGACACAACAGAGTCGGATGCACTAGTTGGCAGGGGCACAAGACGAGAAGATGAAGGCGAGGTGGTTGTTGTGCAGGGAAGAGAGATGCAGGGGGGAGCGAGCAGGTGCAGGAGGCTGAAAATTACATGGAAGTCATGTCGTTGAGGGCGTGGTCCAGCTCCTCGCTGATGGCCTTGTACTTCAGTTTCTGGGCATACAACTCATCTATTGGTGGGCGAgtggggtggagggagggaggtgtaGTGAGAAAGGGAGCGTGGGGGGTAAAGGGCGACATGACAAAGAGGTGGAGGGgtgaagagccacagaggattGACAGCAAAGAGGTGACGGAggaattgaaaacaaaaaggaaaaaaaaaagaggaaaacacagttaTACCAGAAAATGATAGAATGAAAAGTGATACAAACGTCAGGAGGCGGTATGGACCACTGCCCTCGCTCACTATGACTCCTTGAACACTAAGTCAACATTAGGCCCTGATATCTCTGACAAACATCAGAGCCATTCTTTCCTACTCTGAAACTCAAGAACACATCAGCTACACTTCATAGTGAAAGAACAAGGGTAACCACAACAAAAGCATGACGctgactgaaaaagaaactcGATGAGATCAAGAGGGAAGGAGAAATAGAGTTGAAGAGCGAAGCAAAGAACTGGCTTGATTTCAAAATGACAAGAGTAGcgctctgaggaaaaaaacataccTTCCAAGTCATCAATGGTCTTCTCAAGCTTGGCTACTGATCTCTCAGCGAACTCAGCACGAGTCTCAGCCTGTGTGACGGAGAAAACAGATTTACAAGTGAGTCCACGACCCGCACAGATGACCACCGGGCTCCAGATAAGGCCTCGTGAAACCTTACCTCCTTCAGCTTGTCGGTGAGGACCTTGATCTCCTCCTCGTACTTGTCCTCCTTCTGTGAGTACTGTGGGACAAAAGCAAAGACGGGTGTCAAACACATGGGCGTgggggtacacacacacaactcacacacacattctggtACATTTATctaaataaatactgtaaaataaagactGAGGTGAAGAGATTCAACGTCTCGGGCTCATCTGCTCCCCTTCGAAAACCCAGGTTTGACAGCATGCACTCGGCTGGTGGGTCACGCTTACCTTCTCAGCCTGGGCCTCCAGTGACTTCAGGTTGTTGGTCACAGTTTTCAACTCTTCCTCAAGCTCAGAGCATTTGCTGAGGTTTTAAGACAAAGGGGTGGAGTTgcaaaggaggaggaagagaggggtgGTGGAGGGAAAAAGATGGATCCGAGGGGCGGACGGAAACAGAGGCGGACACAGAACAGGTAGAGGAGACgtaagaaagagggagagaggaaacaaaatacGTAAGAACTACAGGGATTCAAATAAGAAGGGAACCCCAGgtatcttcaaaaaaaaaaaaaagtgccttaACAGAGCAGGAATGTGAGAATAGCAACATGACTCATGCAAAAGAGTGCTAGGTAACAGTGAAATCGATAATTTGGATGATGGCGACGTAGGTGATGCCATGcctttcttaaatgtgaggtgTTATTCGTGCACAGTCTCTGCTTTGTTAGGAGGCACGAAAGAGttcaaaacagaataaaaagcGAGTCATAAAAGGAGGATAAGAACAAGCACAGAGAGTGAGGCAGACACCCGGTGGCATGAACGACAGCGAGAAGAGCCGCCCATCAAAAGATACACAAGTGttagtttctttgttttttttggttcataGTACCTGCGTGACCGTGGAGTTTAGTGATTTCATGCTTTGCTCCAATGCCCTTAGCTCGTCCTCCACTCGTCGAGCAGCTCTGTTAGTGGGTGTGGCGTGCGCGGGCAAGCCACAGCCATTCAAACCACGGGCGGCATGCATGCAAATAATCAgcacacacagtgagagcacAGGACACAGTGTTCAAAACAGCACTTTGTGAACTGGTGGTCAGAGGCTGCGACTGTTAAAATGCAGGTGTGCGTGCGAGGGTGAAGTGCGAGTGCAAGAACTGTGGGCGAGAGGTCGTACCTTTCTGACAGCTCAGCGCGCTCCTCTGTGCGCTCCAGGTCACCCTCAATGATGACCAGCTTACGGGCAACCTTTGGGTGCAGCACAACAAAGTGTCACAACACAGCGAAACACCCGGCCGCTGAGGCACACCTGGGAGGCGGTTTAAAGTGAAAGTGTGCCACCCTAAAACGATTAAACTACAACTTCAACCACCTTGGTTTGCATTTCTAAGCATGACACAAACAAGTTTTTTAGGAGTGCTTTATAACTCGAAGTAATGTAGCTGTGAGCAGACAGAAGGGCATTTTTAAAACCAGCTGTGGAGGAAGTACTCaacacattatgtaaaaatACTCCAGTACAGGTAAAAGTCCTGCAATTAAAATATAAGTAAGTGTAATCAGATAAATTTACTTTGTCTAGtccattaaatgtttcagtgcaaATTATATTCCTGCTAGATCATTTAATCTGAGATAAAGCATCGTTAGCATTTTATGATATCTTCATAGGTTGTCAAATATCTGTAGTGGAATAAAAACTTATTACGTATTTTTTTCCTATTAAATATAGTCAAGtataaagtacctcaaagtcATAATAAgtacaatacttgagtaaatgtacttagctaCATTCTGCCACTAAACTAACTGTTTCTACGTATTTACATTCATTACCTGTGTTTACATCTACCTCCTCTCAGGGGCCCCCAATGGACAGTGACAAATACACTGATCAATTATTATATCTGCTTACAACTGCATTATAGTGTGTTATAAACCATCTATTCGAGGCTTAAAATATGTCTTGTGAATGTGAAACTAAAGTAAAGTGTTATACTTCTTAGATAAACTCAAGAGCAACGTGAGTGTTGATTTTGGACTGAATGTTCAGAAGTGTAGTTGTAAACTAGGCACATATTTGTAAAAATGCTTCCTAATCAgtccttttaaaaaaattaaaaaagtcaAGTGGAGTTAAAAGATTAGGATATGATTATCTACGTCTTAGCAGTCCACAGCTGTAACAAGTCTGTCACAGCACTGCTGTGTTGGAGTCAATGAGCTTCTGCATGTCTGGTGTTGCACAACAGCTCTGGGGTGGCTGCCAGAGGCCCAAGAACTCGCCTCCTCGTATTTGCGGTCAGCCTCCTCAGCGATGTGCTTGGCCTCTTTCAGCTGGatctcctgcagctccatctTCTCCTCGTCCTTCATGGCCCTGTTCTCAATGACCTTCATGCCTCTGTGTGAGGGAACAAAACAGTCAGAGGACGTTAGAGATCAGCGGCTGACAGGCGGCCTGCCGTCTCCCCCTGAGGACACGGCAGAGCTGGTAAATCTTTGATAAATCCTCCTGAGGTGAAAGAGTTTTCTGACGTGAAAGAGGGACAACTTGGGCTGTCAGGATGTGACTGAACTATCTGACAGAGCGACGGTGACAGTCTGACGATTTGACACCCggctctgcagcacagaggctCTGCTTGTACCCCCCCTGCACAAAGGGGTGCAAACACAGCCCCTGCCACCTGCTCTCTGCAGCCAGAGAGGAGCTCAGACGCCTGAGTGTACGCCGCTCATAAGAACCCACCTCTCGCTCTCATCAGCAGCcttctcagcctcctccagcttgGTCAGGGCAGTGGCCAGACGCTCCTGAGCACGATCCAACTCCTCCTCAACCAGCTGGATACGTCTGTTAAGGGAAGCGACATCTCCCTCAGCCTGCGGAGAGAAGAGGAGCGCGTCAGGGGGGAGATCTTTCAACTGCGCAACGTGGAAatcacacaagcaaacacatatACGTCTGCCCAAAGAACGCCGtagtttttggggtttttttgtggtgCATGTTTATATTGTCTTAAGTGAGGTGGGTGAGTGTAATATTAGTTTTTTCataagtgtttttgtgtgccaCCTCCTGGGATTCTTGCCTGTGCTCCTCACTGACTATGTACAATGATAACAATGTCCCCCCCGCTGACAGCAGGTTGAATACCCTGCCTCATTACCAGCCCCGGGAGAGAATATTAACAAGGCCGGAGCCAAGAGCCCTGAATCTATTAGACTCTGCAACTGGCTcctcacatgacacacacacacaggagtttGCAACTGTCGGACACATTCTGGTGTAATTAAAACCGGTCTCATTCGCAACACATCAGTGATTATTCAAACCCGGAGCCACTTCTGCTTCCTGGTTATGAGGCTTGCACCTTGCACAGCCGAAACAAGCCACCAGGAGTGTCACAGCcacctgtctccccctctccttaCAGCTCATGTACAAGTGTGCAACTGCAGGACCAAAGTGCATCTGAAGTTGCAAAACCCTAACAAGGAAGTTCCCAGTGATCTATAAACCCGAAGCAACCCAGTTTAAAACCCCTGAAGGCCGATTAGGATGAATTATAAGGTGTCAGACTGTGAGCCAGGGACACTGcaaactgaaagacaaaagatTTATTTCCCGTCTCGGTGACACACTCGCACTCTGTAGCTGTGAGAGAAACCTGTTGTCCTTATAAGGACAGCGAGGCTCACAGTGCTGCCGGCAGGCACCTTGAGATGTTGCCACAGTTGTTCGCCTCGTAACTTCCTGCTCGCCGAGTACAATCTCAAATCAAATGTTGCGCACCGCGGCTGCAAGATAGAATTAATGGAACTCAACTTCCCCGTAGAGCAGGTCGGatggagtgagtgtgtgtgtgtgtgtatgtgtgtgtgtgtgtgtgtggggggggggatgttgCAGCATCAGTGGAGATGCAAATCAACTAGGAAGATGAGACGGCACGCACTGCTCGACAAACTGCTTTGTGACTTTGGGGGCATCAGCGGCCTAACGTTACCAATTATAAAGCCTTTAGCCACGAGCAGCAGGCTATCAAACCCTCAGCGGGCTACTTAGTGGCAGCACAGCAGGGAGCCGCGTTAAAGCTCAGCGTGCCGTCTGCGGCGCATCAACTCACGCTGGAACACGGcccaggacaaaaaaaaaagggggaaaaaaggcgaCCAGAGGAAGAtgcgtattttttttttttttgcgctccGTCTGAACTCGGACGCGCGGCAAACAAACCCCGAAAACAAACATGCTTACTTGATCCCTGGTTTTCCTCTCCGCAACCAACTCCTGCTGTAATCTCTCGGCTCTGTCCTCTGCAACGTCTGCCTGCTCTTGTAAGAATTTGATCTTTCGTTTCACGGCCTCCAGCGATGTAGCTCCGGCCATCGTTCACAACTATGTATGCGTATATATTCTCAATATAtgtgtagcaaaaaaaaaaaaaaaatgaataaggaCTACACGGTGAGCTGCAGCACAATTTCCGAGAAATTCGGAAAGCAGCGAGATGACGTCCTTGATTGTGCTGAAAGCTGCGTGCAGACGGTGCGTGAGCTGTCTGGAGGCGCACTCCGCTATTTGTCCAGGAAGTGCCGCTGATTTCAAAACACGCCTGAGAATAAAACACCCCGCAGGTCCTGTGCGGACTTTTTGTTCTCTGCATTTTCCGcctaaaataataaaatacgTGAAGGCGATTTtaatcaaatagaaaaaaataaaaataaaataaaatcatttttaaaacaaacgcGCATCCAGTCAGGACAGCCAGGGTAAAAGTCATGTTTGTGGCGCCACTCGGCGGATCAACAGCGCCATCTGCTGGTCGCTTCTGAGTAGTGCACGTTGGCAGCAAAAGTCATTTGAGAGGACAGGCAATAAGCCCTCACTGAATACTGTAATTACAGGCTACGTTTGAGACTTGAGACTGCAAATATCGCAGAAAAATCCCTCCAAGAATAtgaaaaggggggggaaaaacaagCCCATAAAACTGTAAGTGGTGGTTAAAATTCATCTGAGGGCCACAGCCATAACCGTCCCTttacataaaagaaaagaaaaaaaggcccaaaaggaataaaaaaatatcataataaAACAGCACcgagtgtgtgttagtgtaaAACACACTCTGTGGAGTCTGTGGAGCAGTCAGGTGATGACCCCGCTCTCCGGAGCAATCCAATTAAAGGATTATTACGGCGGCTGTCCTGGAGGGTAACTACAGATCAAACTACATTGATTTCCCACTGATTGACTCTTGTGAACAAAGCCCAATTAGGCCATTAACGGGATTGTTTGTCGTGAAAAGAACACTCAAATGTCTGAATCTAAATTTGTATTTATCCAAAAGAGGGTGGACAGGGCGCCACGGGGTGCTAAATATTTTAAAGggatgatttatttaatttgtctgtctgtacatgtgttttctttacatcAGTAGTCTTCCAGAGACGTTTGATgggaaactgtgttttctttttttttttttctttcttttttttttttttttcctgcggtAAGCAAAGAGCGCAGCCCGCAGATGTGAGCTCTATCTTGACCATATAAAGCAGTGGGCTATATTTATCCAGGCGCTCGCTCTCTGCGCCCTAAAGGAAGACTGCACATTAGGGCCACCTCGCTTTtcactctggaaaaaaaaatagacttcCCCAGACAAAGATGTCCGACACTTTAAGGGCAAAGAACCCAGACAATTATGACACAATCTAAGATACTGAGTTGATGAGTTAACCTGTGGatggatttaatttaaaatacaGAAGATGTGAAGATGTGTTGTAGTTAAAGACTTTCTTTGGGCAGACTTGGTCAGTGATTATTGTGCATGTGATAATGAAGCGACAGTCCAACAGTAATTCTGTTAGTTTTCGAGATGGATGGGTGCGCAGAGCATGCCCATCCAAGACGTAAACCAGTTTGGAGATAACAGATGAGGTCAGATTGGattccagcagagaggaaactttATTTCTGTGGTGTTGAACTGTCGCGTCTCGCTCACGGTGATGAGAGAATTAAAGGTGTGAGAGGAAGCGTGGTGCAGGAACGGTGCCATCGCGAttcccttttcttttacttACATCGGTGGCTTTCTTCTCAGCCAGCTCAAGCTTCTCCTGGGCATCCTTAAGAGCCTCGGAGTACTTGTCCAACTCATCCTCAGTTCCCTTGAGCTTCTTCTGCAGAGCTACCAGGTCGTCCTCAAGCTGAGGGCGAGTTTCAGTGCGCGGACAGTTTCAGAGGTGATCAGCGTGGAGCACGGAGGAGGTGCGTGAGCGCGCAAAGGCGCAAGAGCgtgaacagagacacacacacacacacacacacgtagtggagacaggacaggagaggacaggacaggggaaaagagagagagagcagaaagtTAGGAGAGCTTCATGCACGTCAGGATCAGATACCTTGGTGGCGGCTTCCTCTGCCGTCAGCAGCTTTTCCTCCGCAGTTTGGAACTCCTCAAACACTTTATCTCGCTCGTCCTCAGTAACACGCAATTTCTTTTCCAACTCTCTTATATCGTCGTCTAACTATACATGCATATAAAAG
This sequence is a window from Acanthopagrus latus isolate v.2019 chromosome 8, fAcaLat1.1, whole genome shotgun sequence. Protein-coding genes within it:
- the tpm1 gene encoding tropomyosin alpha-1 chain isoform X8, translated to MAGATSLEAVKRKIKFLQEQADVAEDRAERLQQELVAERKTRDQAEGDVASLNRRIQLVEEELDRAQERLATALTKLEEAEKAADESERGMKVIENRAMKDEEKMELQEIQLKEAKHIAEEADRKYEEVARKLVIIEGDLERTEERAELSESKCSELEEELKTVTNNLKSLEAQAEKYSQKEDKYEEEIKVLTDKLKEAETRAEFAERSVAKLEKTIDDLEDELYAQKLKYKAISEELDHALNDMTSI
- the tpm1 gene encoding tropomyosin alpha-1 chain isoform X6, with amino-acid sequence MDAIKKKMQMLKLDKENALDRAEQAESDKKAAEDRSKQLEDDLVALQKKLKGTEDELDKYSEALKDAQEKLELAEKKATDAEGDVASLNRRIQLVEEELDRAQERLATALTKLEEAEKAADESERGMKVIENRAMKDEEKMELQEIQLKEAKHIAEEADRKYEEVARKLVIIEGDLERTEERAELSERAARRVEDELRALEQSMKSLNSTVTQYSQKEDKYEEEIKVLTDKLKEAETRAEFAERSVAKLEKTIDDLEDELYAQKLKYKAISEELDHALNDMTSI
- the tpm1 gene encoding tropomyosin alpha-1 chain isoform X3, whose product is MDAIKKKMQMLKLDKENALDRAEQAESDKKAAEDRSKQLDDDIRELEKKLRVTEDERDKVFEEFQTAEEKLLTAEEAATKAEGDVASLNRRIQLVEEELDRAQERLATALTKLEEAEKAADESERGMKVIENRAMKDEEKMELQEIQLKEAKHIAEEADRKYEEVARKLVIIEGDLERTEERAELSESKCSELEEELKTVTNNLKSLEAQAEKYSQKEDKYEEEIKVLTDKLKEAETRAEFAERSVAKLEKTIDDLEDELYAQKLKYKAISEELDHALNDMTSI
- the tpm1 gene encoding tropomyosin alpha-1 chain isoform X1, which codes for MDAIKKKMQMLKLDKENALDRAEQAESDKKAAEDRSKQLEDDLVALQKKLKGTEDELDKYSEALKDAQEKLELAEKKATDAEGDVASLNRRIQLVEEELDRAQERLATALTKLEEAEKAADESERGMKVIENRAMKDEEKMELQEIQLKEAKHIAEEADRKYEEVARKLVIIEGDLERTEERAELSESKCSELEEELKTVTNNLKSLEAQAEKYSQKEDKYEEEIKVLTDKLKEAETRAEFAERSVAKLEKTIDDLEDELYAQKLKYKAISEELDHALNDMTSI
- the tpm1 gene encoding tropomyosin alpha-1 chain isoform X4, which gives rise to MDAIKKKMQMLKLDKENALDRAEQAESDKKAAEDRSKQLDDDIRELEKKLRVTEDERDKVFEEFQTAEEKLLTAEEAATKAEGDVASLNRRIQLVEEELDRAQERLATALTKLEEAEKAADESERGMKVIENRAMKDEEKMELQEIQLKEAKHIAEEADRKYEEVARKLVIIEGDLERTEERAELSESKCSELEEELKTVTNNLKSLEAQAEKYSQKEDKYEEEIKVLTDKLKEAETRAEFAERSVAKLEKTIDDLEDELYAQKLKYKAISEELDHALNDMTSM
- the tpm1 gene encoding tropomyosin alpha-1 chain isoform X9; this encodes MAGATSLEAVKRKIKFLQEQADVAEDRAERLQQELVAERKTRDQAEGDVASLNRRIQLVEEELDRAQERLATALTKLEEAEKAADESERGMKVIENRAMKDEEKMELQEIQLKEAKHIAEEADRKYEEVARKLVIIEGDLERTEERAELSESKCSELEEELKTVTNNLKSLEAQAEKYSQKEDKYEEEIKVLTDKLKEAETRAEFAERSVAKLEKTIDDLEEKLSHAKEENLDMHQMLDQTLMELNNL
- the tpm1 gene encoding tropomyosin alpha-1 chain isoform X13, with the protein product MAGATSLEAVKRKIKFLQEQADVAEDRAERLQQELVAERKTRDQAEGDVASLNRRIQLVEEELDRAQERLATALTKLEEAEKAADESERGMKVIENRAMKDEEKMELQEIQLKEAKHIAEEADRKYEEVARKLVIIEGDLERTEERAELSESKCSELEEELKTVTNNLKSLEAQAEKYSQKEDKYEEEIKVLTDKLKEAETRAEFAERSVAKLEKTIDDLEDRLFIQLEKNRLLNNELRVVLNGD
- the tpm1 gene encoding tropomyosin alpha-1 chain isoform X5, whose product is MDAIKKKMQMLKLDKENALDRAEQAESDKKAAEDRSKQLDDDIRELEKKLRVTEDERDKVFEEFQTAEEKLLTAEEAATKAEGDVASLNRRIQLVEEELDRAQERLATALTKLEEAEKAADESERGMKVIENRAMKDEEKMELQEIQLKEAKHIAEEADRKYEEVARKLVIIEGDLERTEERAELSESKCSELEEELKTVTNNLKSLEAQAEKYSQKEDKYEEEIKVLTDKLKEAETRAEFAERSVAKLEKTIDDLEEKLSHAKEENLDMHQMLDQTLMELNNL
- the tpm1 gene encoding tropomyosin alpha-1 chain isoform X7, with the protein product MDAIKKKMQMLKLDKENALDRAEQAESDKKAAEDRSKQLEDDLVALQKKLKGTEDELDKYSEALKDAQEKLELAEKKATDAEGDVASLNRRIQLVEEELDRAQERLATALTKLEEAEKAADESERGMKVIENRAMKDEEKMELQEIQLKEAKHIAEEADRKYEEVARKLVIIEGDLERTEERAELSERAARRVEDELRALEQSMKSLNSTVTQYSQKEDKYEEEIKVLTDKLKEAETRAEFAERSVAKLEKTIDDLEEKLSHAKEENLDMHQMLDQTLMELNNL
- the tpm1 gene encoding tropomyosin alpha-1 chain isoform X11 translates to MDAIKKKMQMLKLDKENALDRAEQAESDKKAAEDRSKQLDDDIRELEKKLRVTEDERDKVFEEFQTAEEKLLTAEEAATKLEDDLVALQKKLKGTEDELDKYSEALKDAQEKLELAEKKATDAEGDVASLNRRIQLVEEELDRAQERLATALTKLEEAEKAADESERGMKVIENRAMKDEEKMELQEIQLKEAKHIAEEADRKYEEVARKLVIIEGDLERTEERAELSESKCSELEEELKTVTNNLKSLEAQAEKYSQKEDKYEEEIKVLTDKLKEAETRAEFAERSVAKLEKTIDDLEEKLSHAKEENLDMHQMLDQTLMELNNL
- the tpm1 gene encoding tropomyosin alpha-1 chain isoform X2, with translation MDAIKKKMQMLKLDKENALDRAEQAESDKKAAEDRSKQLEDDLVALQKKLKGTEDELDKYSEALKDAQEKLELAEKKATDAEGDVASLNRRIQLVEEELDRAQERLATALTKLEEAEKAADESERGMKVIENRAMKDEEKMELQEIQLKEAKHIAEEADRKYEEVARKLVIIEGDLERTEERAELSESKCSELEEELKTVTNNLKSLEAQAEKYSQKEDKYEEEIKVLTDKLKEAETRAEFAERSVAKLEKTIDDLEEKLSHAKEENLDMHQMLDQTLMELNNL
- the tpm1 gene encoding tropomyosin alpha-1 chain isoform X10, encoding MAGATSLEAVKRKIKFLQEQADVAEDRAERLQQELVAERKTRDQAEGDVASLNRRIQLVEEELDRAQERLATALTKLEEAEKAADESERGMKVIENRAMKDEEKMELQEIQLKEAKHIAEEADRKYEEVARKLVIIEGDLERTEERAELSERAARRVEDELRALEQSMKSLNSTVTQYSQKEDKYEEEIKVLTDKLKEAETRAEFAERSVAKLEKTIDDLEEKLSHAKEENLDMHQMLDQTLMELNNL
- the tpm1 gene encoding tropomyosin alpha-1 chain isoform X12; translated protein: MDAIKKKMQMLKLDKENALDRAEQAESDKKAAEDRSKQLEDDLVALQKKLKGTEDELDKYSEALKDAQEKLELAEKKATDAEGDVASLNRRIQLVEEELDRAQERLATALTKLEEAEKAADESERGMKVIENRAMKDEEKMELQEIQLKEAKHIAEEADRKYEEVARKLVIIEGDLERTEERAELSESKCSELEEELKTVTNNLKSLEAQAEKYSQKEDKYEEEIKVLTDKLKEAETRAEFAERSVAKLEKTIDDLEDRLFIQLEKNRLLNNELRVVLNGD